The DNA window CACGAGACTGTTTATGAAAACCGGACCCCTGAACGAAAGCGAAGTTGAATGGCTGGATGAGATCCTGTCGAAATATGCAGAAGAAGGCACCATCATGGATGTTGCCGAACTTGATGGATTGCTGACGGCAATTCTCTCCGGGCCGACGGAAGTTGAACCTGCGCAGTGGCTGTTGGCTATCTGGGGCGGGGCGGATAAAGTACCGCGTTGGGCCAACGATCGCGAACGCGATCGCTTTGTGAACCTGACGCTGCAACATATGAGTGATACTGCCGAGCGCTTAAGCAATTATCCTGAGCAGTTCGAACCCATGTTTGGCTGCCGTGAAGAGGAAGGGCAGGAGTTAACCATTGTAGAAGAATGGTGCTTCGGTTATATGCGCGGTGTCGGCCTCAGTGACTGGACTGCTTTACCAACTGAGCTACAAGCTGAACTGGATGCCATCGCTCTGCACGGCACCGAGGAGCGATTTGAAGCGCTTGATGAATTATCAGCTGAAGAGTTTATTGCCAGCGTAGAGCGTATTCGTCCGGCGGCCCTGGCGCTTTACAACTACTGGACTGAGCATGCTCAGCCAGCTGACGTTCAGCAGCCAATACGAAATGAGGCGAAAATTGGGCGTAACGATCCTTGCCCATGCGGTAGTGGTAAGAAATATAAGCAGTGCTGCTTAGCAAAATAAGTAAAGGGGCCAATCTGGCCCCTGATTTTTTATCCCACCGCGGGCAGCAATCCTGCGACGATAGCAAACTGAATGGCCACAATTCCGATTCCGCACAGCAGAACCAACCACAGCGCGGGTGCCCCCCCAGCGACTCGCCAGGCGGCGTCAGGATGCTGTTTACGGCTTTTCATCACCAATAACGAAGGTAGCATTAGCGCCAATACCGCCAGCGCGACCCCTGCATAACCTAAGGCCATCACGAAACCGCGTGGATAGAATAGGGCGAACGCCAGAGGGGGGAAAAAGGTGATTACACCACTCTGTATACGCCCGGCCGGACCATTTTTACGTTGAAACAAATCGGCCAGGTAGTCAAACAGGCCAAGCGCGACGCCGAGAAATGAAGTCGCCAGCGCCAGGTCTGCAAAGAGATGAACCGCCAGCTCAACGTGCGACGAGGCAACGACTTCACGGATCGCTTCTAACAGCCCGTTGAGTCCGGCATTTTGTGCCAGCAGAGCGGTAAAAGTAGGAGAATCAATACTGCCCAGGGTTGCCAGTTGCCAGAAAATATAGGCAACCAGTGGAATAAAGCTTCCGATGACAAATACCCGACGCAGCTTGCGTATATCTCCGTTCAGATAGCTGACGACGCTGGGTATGCTGCCGTGAAAACCAAACGAGGTAAAAATTACTGGAATCGCCGACAGCGCCAGCCCTTGCTGTAGCGGCAGGGTCAACAAGTTTATCTGATGAATATGCGGAAGCAGAAGCGCCAGCATAATAGCGAGGAAAATGATTTTGGCGCTGAACAGAAAACGGTTAAAGAGATCAACCAGTGACGTACCGATACAAACCACCGTTCCGCCGATGCCTGTAAACAGCAGTACTCCAACCGCAGGTGGTAGTGTCCAGCCCAGCCATTGATTGAGACTTGAAGCCAGCAATTCACCGGCGCCGCTAATATAGGCCGCGGTAAGTGCGTACAGTAAGAACAGCATGCAAACACCGGTAGCCCACTGCCCGTAACGCCCCAGATAGCGCGCTGCCAGGGAGCCCAGCCCCGTGTCAGCCGGGACGTGCTGATAAACTTCAAGCAACAATAACGCGGTGTAACACATCAGCGCCCACAGGGCGATAAGCAAAACTAACGTTACGCCGAAACCTACGCCTGCTGATGCCAAAGGCATCGCCAACATCCCTGCGCCGATGGTGGTGCCAGCTACGATTAAAATACTACCAAGAGTGCGGTTCTTCACGCTTTTCTCTATCCATGACGGATTACACAATGAATTATGCCGCGCAGAGTATGTGAAATCAGTGATTTCGTCAAATGCAGGTTACAGTGGGTGTAATAATAAGTTTACGATATTGAACGTTTACGCTAAGCCTGCGCTGGCGCAAGAATCGGAATAATAAGTGGGGTTATCCTGCGTGTTTTATGGGGGATATTATGCAATCAATTCATGGTCATGAAGTTCTACAGATGATGATCGCTTCAGGCGAACCTTACACCGTGGCCAGTCTGGAAGCGGCGATTACCAGCCGTTTCGGGACGGATGCACGATTCCATACCTGTTCGGCGGAAAACCTGAGTGCGGCGGAGTTAGTGGCATTCTTGCAGAAAAAGGGCAAATTTATTGCCGCAGAGGAAGGGTTTAATACGCACGAAAGTAAAATTTGTCGTCATTAATAGGGCGGCGATTGTTGAACATCGCCGCCATCTTCATTAATTTTGCGTATCGAGCGTTGCCAGCTCTTTATCAATAAAGTACAGGCCTTCACCGCTTTTGCCTGCGAGGGTCAGTTTATCAATAACGGATTTAAACAGTTTCTCTTCTTCGTGCTGCTCAGCAACATACCATTGCAGGAAATTAAATGTCGGATAATCCTGGCTGGACATTGCCGCATGAGCCAGTTCGTTAATTTTCTGCGTAATGAGTTGTTCGTGTTCGTAGGTGACGCGGAACAGGTCGTCCAGTGAAGTATATTCGGCAAACGGTGAGGCGATGGCATTGATGCACGGCAGGCTACCGGTATCGGTCAGGTAGTCGAACAGACGCTGCATATGGGTCATCTCTTCTTGCGCGTGGCGGCGCAGAAACGCGGCGGCGCCTTCAAAGCTGTGGTAGCTGCACCATGCGCTCATTTGCTGATAAAGCAGAGAAGAATAAAGTTCAAGGTTCATCTGTGCATTAAGCTTGTCGATCATTTCAGTTTTCAGCATCTGGCTTGCTCCGCAAATAAAGTCAAAGGTGATTGTGCCGTCACTATAATTTGTTATTAATTTATTTGCAAAAAGTAAATTAATAAATTCATTTATTACTAATGCAAATGGGAATAACACGCATTGGCAATTTAATAAATAATGAGAATGGTTTTAATTTAATATTATCAATATTAATTATGGGTCCGACTTATTCTTGAAGAGGGACGCGCAACTTTGAGTGGTTATGAGCGCTTGGGTTAGCCTGGTGAGAAAAGGGTGGGGGAAGAAAGCAACGCCCGGATGCTGTGGGTGGTGAAAGTGTGAGGCGATATGCAATTTATAAAACAACTTTTCATAAAATTTGAAAGTATGTTCGTAAGGTAGTATTGTTCTTCACAACGTTAACGAACTATCGCGGGAAAACCCGCACAGCATTCAGGAGAGTAAAGCATGAAAATCGCACTGATGATGGAAAACAGCCAGGCGAACAAAAACGCCATCATCCTCAACGAGTTAAACGCTGTTGCAGACGAGAAAGGTTTTCCGGTTTACAACGTCGGCATGAGCGATGAAAACGATCACCACCTGACCTATATCCATCTGGGTATCATGGCCAGCATCCTGCTGAACTCTAAAGCGGTAGACTTCGTGATCACCGGCTGCGGTACCGGCCAGGGTGCAATGATGTCTCTGAACATCCATCCGGGCGTAGTTTGTGGCTACTGTATCGATCCTGCTGATGCGTTCCTGTTTGCGCAGATCAACAACGGTAACGCGCTTTCTCTGCCATTCGCGAAAGGTTTTGGCTGGGGTGCAGAGCTGAACGTACGCTTTATTTTCGAGAAAGCGTTCACAGGGCGTAACGGCGAAGGTTATCCGCCGGAGCGTAAAGAGCCTCAGGTACGTAACGCTGGCATCCTGAACACCGTTAAAGCCGCAGTAGTGAAAGATAACTATCTGGATACGCTGCGTGCTATCGACCCGGAGCTGGTGAAAACTGCCGTGTCTGGCCCGCGCTTCCAGCAGTGCTTCTTCGAAAATTGTCAGGATAAAGAGATCGAAGCGTTCGTTCGCCAGATCGTCGGTTAATCTCCTGCAAATATCCAGGGCCAGCGCTGCTGGCCTTTTCTTTTGGGCTATTTCTTTTTGTTGGACACGCTGCTACCGGCATCTTTTGCCAGGTGCAGGCTATCAATCATTCCCACCAGACAAATCAACGCAATAAAAATAAACGACAGACGGAAGCTGATCCCCGGCAGACTTGTGAGATTAAACCATTCACTGAACTTCTCCCCAATACGAATACCGATCGCCCCGAGCGTAATCCCAAGCCCAACGGCCAGCTGCGAAGCGGTGCTGAACAACGTATTGGCATAGCTCATTTGCGCTGAAGGCACATCGGCAAAAGCAAGGGTGCTGACGCCGGTAAATTGAATAGAACGGAATACCCCGCCGAGATAGAGAATCACGAAAATCAGCCAGACTGGCGTTTGTGGTGTTAAAAAAGCGCAGGCCAGCAGCGAGAACACATTCAGCGCGCCGTTGATCAGCAGCAGGCGGCGAAAACCCAGCCAGCGAATTAACGGCGTTGTCGCGGGCTTGATGGTTAAATTACCAACGAAAACGGCCAGCACCAGCAACCCTGAGTGGAATGGGTCCATACCAAACCCGACCTGAAACAGCAGCGGCAGCAGGAAAGGGACGGCGCTAATTGAGGCACGGAACAGCGAGCCGCCGTACATAGTGACCTTGAAGGTCGGTATTTGTAGCGCATCGAGACGCACCATCGGCCAGGCTGCGTGACGGAAATGGCGTAGTGAAAACAACATGCTGCCGAGGCCTAATACCAGCAGCGCCGGTGTTTGCCAACTCAAAGGCTGACGATCGCCGAGAAATTCCATGGCGGTGACCAGGCTAATCATGGCGATTGACGTGGCAAGGAAGCCGGGAAGGTCAAAAGGCCGTGGTTCATCTTCACGAATGTTTGGGATGATGCGCAAAGACAGGGCCATAGCGATGAGCCCAAGGGGCACGTTAATAAAGAAAATCCAGTGCCAACTGGCATAGCTGGTGATAAATCCGCCCAGCGGCGGGCCGATAATGGGAGCCACTAATGCGGGCCAGGTCAGAGTGGCAATCGCCTTAATGAGCTGATGCTTCGGTGTCGTTCGCAAAACTGCCAGTCGGCCTACTGGGACCATCAGAGCACCGCCTATTCCTTGTAGAATTCGCATCGCTACGAAGATGTCGACGTTGGTTGATAGTCCGCAAAAAACAGAAGCCAGCGTGAAAATCGCCAGCGCGAGAGTGAAGATTTTGCGTGCGCCGAAGCGATCGGCTATCCAGCCGCTGGCCGGTATCAGCACGGCCAGCGTAATGAGATAGGCGCTGATACCGATATTGAGATCGACCGCTGTGACGCCAAAGTCTTTCGCCATGTCCGGCAGGGCTGTGGCGATCACCGTACCGTCGAGGAACTCCATAAAAAAAGCGCCAGCCACCAGCAGTGCGGGTGCTGAAAAAGAACGATCGTCCCTGGAAGAGATGTTTGTGCTCATTGTCGTGTCGCTGCCATAGCAAAGAGGGGCCAAACTCGACGCAGAGCATGTTGCTCTAACAGTCCGATTTAGCTCATTTTTGTTTAATGTTTAAATTATTTTTGTAAAAATAGTGTGATTTGACGCATGTTCATATTGATTTTTGTGATGTAAGTCATATTATAGCCCAGTAGACATTAACACCTGCATAACAAAATCGGAGTCAATCCATGAAGCTGCGCAAAATCCTTAAAAGCATGTTTGAAAACTACTGCAAAACCTTCAAAGACGTACCCCCTGGCGGTATGTTCTGATAAAAAAACCTGCTGCG is part of the Klebsiella huaxiensis genome and encodes:
- a CDS encoding YecA/YgfB family protein — protein: MKTGPLNESEVEWLDEILSKYAEEGTIMDVAELDGLLTAILSGPTEVEPAQWLLAIWGGADKVPRWANDRERDRFVNLTLQHMSDTAERLSNYPEQFEPMFGCREEEGQELTIVEEWCFGYMRGVGLSDWTALPTELQAELDAIALHGTEERFEALDELSAEEFIASVERIRPAALALYNYWTEHAQPADVQQPIRNEAKIGRNDPCPCGSGKKYKQCCLAK
- the tyrP gene encoding tyrosine transporter TyrP, giving the protein MKNRTLGSILIVAGTTIGAGMLAMPLASAGVGFGVTLVLLIALWALMCYTALLLLEVYQHVPADTGLGSLAARYLGRYGQWATGVCMLFLLYALTAAYISGAGELLASSLNQWLGWTLPPAVGVLLFTGIGGTVVCIGTSLVDLFNRFLFSAKIIFLAIMLALLLPHIHQINLLTLPLQQGLALSAIPVIFTSFGFHGSIPSVVSYLNGDIRKLRRVFVIGSFIPLVAYIFWQLATLGSIDSPTFTALLAQNAGLNGLLEAIREVVASSHVELAVHLFADLALATSFLGVALGLFDYLADLFQRKNGPAGRIQSGVITFFPPLAFALFYPRGFVMALGYAGVALAVLALMLPSLLVMKSRKQHPDAAWRVAGGAPALWLVLLCGIGIVAIQFAIVAGLLPAVG
- a CDS encoding YecH family metal-binding protein, with translation MQSIHGHEVLQMMIASGEPYTVASLEAAITSRFGTDARFHTCSAENLSAAELVAFLQKKGKFIAAEEGFNTHESKICRH
- the ftnA gene encoding non-heme ferritin; translated protein: MLKTEMIDKLNAQMNLELYSSLLYQQMSAWCSYHSFEGAAAFLRRHAQEEMTHMQRLFDYLTDTGSLPCINAIASPFAEYTSLDDLFRVTYEHEQLITQKINELAHAAMSSQDYPTFNFLQWYVAEQHEEEKLFKSVIDKLTLAGKSGEGLYFIDKELATLDTQN
- a CDS encoding RpiB/LacA/LacB family sugar-phosphate isomerase is translated as MKIALMMENSQANKNAIILNELNAVADEKGFPVYNVGMSDENDHHLTYIHLGIMASILLNSKAVDFVITGCGTGQGAMMSLNIHPGVVCGYCIDPADAFLFAQINNGNALSLPFAKGFGWGAELNVRFIFEKAFTGRNGEGYPPERKEPQVRNAGILNTVKAAVVKDNYLDTLRAIDPELVKTAVSGPRFQQCFFENCQDKEIEAFVRQIVG
- a CDS encoding MFS transporter; protein product: MSTNISSRDDRSFSAPALLVAGAFFMEFLDGTVIATALPDMAKDFGVTAVDLNIGISAYLITLAVLIPASGWIADRFGARKIFTLALAIFTLASVFCGLSTNVDIFVAMRILQGIGGALMVPVGRLAVLRTTPKHQLIKAIATLTWPALVAPIIGPPLGGFITSYASWHWIFFINVPLGLIAMALSLRIIPNIREDEPRPFDLPGFLATSIAMISLVTAMEFLGDRQPLSWQTPALLVLGLGSMLFSLRHFRHAAWPMVRLDALQIPTFKVTMYGGSLFRASISAVPFLLPLLFQVGFGMDPFHSGLLVLAVFVGNLTIKPATTPLIRWLGFRRLLLINGALNVFSLLACAFLTPQTPVWLIFVILYLGGVFRSIQFTGVSTLAFADVPSAQMSYANTLFSTASQLAVGLGITLGAIGIRIGEKFSEWFNLTSLPGISFRLSFIFIALICLVGMIDSLHLAKDAGSSVSNKKK
- the azuC gene encoding stress response protein AzuC, which encodes MKLRKILKSMFENYCKTFKDVPPGGMF